Proteins from one Lepidochelys kempii isolate rLepKem1 chromosome 6, rLepKem1.hap2, whole genome shotgun sequence genomic window:
- the LOC140912824 gene encoding uncharacterized protein — protein MQSPQNCKQAPAWTKRETLDLIAEWGEESVQAELRSKRRNANIYAKITKGMVERGYNRDTQPCRMKVKELRQAYQKTKEANDCSGSEPHTCRFFDQLHGILGGDLTTTPPLSTDTCKGGVSRNREEDFVDEEEEEEENAQQAGGESILPGSQYLFITLEPLPSQGGIPDPEGGGGSSGANVSMLPLSSPSLRLSQIRRQKKRTRDDMFSKLMQSCRTDRAQLNAWRHSVAEARKGLSEHEEQRQMVKLMREQTDMMKRPLELQESQRAQTPLHPLYNGLPSSKFHILLTQMSKNAQGGDSRHPATPLQGWPKQQKAVVQTVMICSVAAISNVALSFPPPTPHPTRAPLSVISLFFFFKLIKEECMVSKQ, from the exons atgcagtctccccagaattgcaaacaagctccagcgtggaccaaaagggagacactggatctgattgctgaatggggagaagaatctgtgcaggccgaactccgatcaaaaagaagaaatgctaatatatatgccaaaatcacaaagggcatggtggagagaggctacaacagggacacacagccatgccgcatgaaagttaaggagctcaggcaagcctaccaaaagacaaaggaggcaaacgattgctcagggtcagagccccatacatgccgcttctttgatcagctgcatggcattctagggggggaccttaccactaccccaccactgtccacggacacctgcaaggggggagtctcacgcaacagggaggaggattttgtggatgaggaagaggaggaggaagagaatgcgcagcaggcaggtggtgaatccattctccctggcagccagtaccttttcatcaccctggagccattaccctcccaaggcgggatccccgaccctgaaggcggaggaggcagctctg GTGccaatgtttctatgctccccctatcatctccatccctgaggttatcgcagattagaaggcaaaaaaaacgcactcgcgatgacatgttttccaagctcatgcagtcctgccgcactgatagggcacagcttaatgcatggaggcattcagtggcagaggccaggaaaggaCTAAGTGAGCACGAAGAACAGAGGCAGATGGTGAAGCTAATgagggagcaaacggacatgatgaagcgtccgttggagctgcaggaaagccaacgaGCACAGaccccactgcatccattgtataatgGCCTGCCCTcctccaagttccatatcctcctcacccagatgtccAAGAATGCACAGGGGGGAgactccaggcacccagccactccactccaaggatggcccaagcaacagaaggctgttgTTCAAACAGTtatgatttgtagtgtggctgcaataagcaatgtggccttgtccttccctcctcccacaccccaccccacccgggctccCTTGTCagttatttcacttttttttttttttaaattaataaaggaagaatgcatggtttcaaaacaatag